Part of the Eikenella corrodens genome is shown below.
AACAACCGACCACGAAACCATGTTGTCATCTATTGCTTCCGCTTTTGCCGTGCTGAAACAGGCGAGCGATGTTCTCCAGTCTTTTCAAAACGCTAAAACGGAGATGGAAATTCATCAAAAGACGACCGAGCTTTACGGCATCATCTCCAGCATTTACCCCGAACTCATCAGCACCCAAGAAGCGCATGCGGCGGCGAAAAGCCGAATTGCAGAGCTGGAAGGCGAGATTGCTCGTCAGAAAGATTGGGAAGCAGAAAAACAACGTTATACGCTGCACCAGCATCCGCTCGGAGCGCTGACTTACCGATTGAAGGAAGCGCAGCCCGATGGCGCACCCGTTTACGACCTTTGTACAAACTGCTATCAGGAAGGCATCAAATCTATCCTGCAATATGCGGGAGCGAGTGGGTTTGTTGTTCGGCACCAATGTCCGCGCTGTCATACCGAGTTCCTTACGGGGAAAGTCCATTTTCAAGCCTGATTAACCAGCTTTATTGCCGCCAACAGGCTGTCTGCAAGCTCGTATGGAGGCAGGTCGGACTGCTTGGCCGCAGCCAGTACGGCATCTTTAATCTCCGCCTTGTCTTCATCCGACAGGGCGGATTGCTCTTTGACCTTCACGCGGATACCCACTTCAAGTTCCAGTTTTTCTTTCATCTTCTTTCCTTTCTTCAAAATATTTGCAGCCCTATTCATCCCTGACCAGCCCTGCCAATAAATCCTGACGGGGTGTAATCTCTCCATACAGTTTTTCGCAGAGCAGTATTCGGATAAGCGGGCTGAGCGATTCGTAGCCGCGTTGCGCGGCCATCATTTTCAGGTCGGCATACAGCTTCTCCCCAAGATACAGCTTGATGGAGAGTAAACATTTCTCATGCTTCATGGCGCTGCTCCGAATATTTCCGCATACAAAGCGCGCAGCTTGTCCATCACGATGTATGAAGGGGTGGTTCGAGTGCCATTGTTCAGCTTCGCCACATAGGCGGTAGAGCAGCCAATATTTTTTGCAATAGCCTCATTACTCAGGCCTTTTTTCTTAATATTCGCCACAAGAGTTCTCGGTTTCATAGTCTTATCCTACTCATCAATAGCTGCATTATAAGTACTAATGTACTAAAAAGGCAAGCACCAAGATACTTGTCCCATTAAGTACAATAGTACAAAAGGAAATTAAGATGAAAACACTACAAGAACGTTTGAAGTTTGCCCGAGCCAAGAAAGGATTGAGCCAAGCCAGCCTAGCAAAAAGCATCGGCAAATCCCAATCCTCTATTGCCGCCATTGAAGCAGGCCGGAACAAGGAAACCACCAATATTGCTTCATTGGCTATGGCATTGGGTGTTAATGCGGTTTGGTTAGAGACAGGTAAAGGCACACCGTTTGGGAGCAGCCCCAACGTCCATGAGCTGGATATACCCCTAAACACCGTTCCACTTATCTCATGGGTTAAAGCCGGCCATTGGGCGCAGGCCATCGATTTACTCCAGCCCGGCGAAGGCGAGCGTATCTCCACCAGTATTAAAGTCCGACCACACACCTACGCCCTAATCGTAGATGGCGATAGCATGGAGCCTGAATTTACCGACGGCGACATCATCATCGTTGAACCGGAAGAAGAGCCCGTCCCCGGCAAGTTCGTCATCATCCGCCAAAACGGCGACGAGGCTACCTTTAAACAGCTCATCAGCGATGGTGGCCGCTGGCTGCTCAAACCGCTCAATCCACGCTATCCCGTCATGGAGATGCGGGATGATGCGGTTTTCTGCGGAGTGGTTAAAGAAAAAATTAAACGTTACTGATTTCTGGAGAGCACCATGAAAACCATCTACATAGCCCAGGCCTTTTCCTACGAGGTCAAAAAAGGCAAGGCCACCACCAAACTGCTCAACGAGCAGCCGATACAGTACGCATCAGCAGACCAGGCAATCAGCCGGGCAAGAAGGATGGCGGAGACTAAGGCCGGAGCGATTGCGATAGCCCAGCAGTTTGACGAGGCTACGGGCGAAGCAGGAGATTATGAAGTGTTGTGGCAGGGTGGGATATTGCCGCAGGGGCTGGTTGAGGATTAGGCCGCGTGTTTTGGTGGAGCGTGTTGGATTAGCCAGCCATAAGGCTGTGTGTTGAAACGTGGAGCGTGTTGGATTAGTTCGGTCATGATATGGCCGTGTGTTGAAAACAAGGAATTGACTGATGGATAATTTTGAAAAAAATGAGCAAGAATCTCAGTTAGAAAATAAAGAATCTACAATAGAAACCAGCTCTGAAGCTGTTTATCACTCTGATATAAACGCCCAGCCCGGATTGTTTCCTG
Proteins encoded:
- a CDS encoding helix-turn-helix domain-containing protein: MKPRTLVANIKKKGLSNEAIAKNIGCSTAYVAKLNNGTRTTPSYIVMDKLRALYAEIFGAAP
- a CDS encoding LexA family protein, with translation MKTLQERLKFARAKKGLSQASLAKSIGKSQSSIAAIEAGRNKETTNIASLAMALGVNAVWLETGKGTPFGSSPNVHELDIPLNTVPLISWVKAGHWAQAIDLLQPGEGERISTSIKVRPHTYALIVDGDSMEPEFTDGDIIIVEPEEEPVPGKFVIIRQNGDEATFKQLISDGGRWLLKPLNPRYPVMEMRDDAVFCGVVKEKIKRY